A single region of the Pontibacter kalidii genome encodes:
- a CDS encoding CopD family protein, with product MSYFYVKALHIIFVVTWFAGLFYIVRLFIYYAEAAEKPEPEKSILQKQLALMQKRLWYGITWPSAILTLIFGLTMLYLYGSVPGWLIWKLSFVVGLYVYHFLCHAIFKQQQQGLIKYTSTQLRIWNEVATLFLISIVFLVVLKSSLSMLWGIIGLILFSAILMLAIRIYKRAREKS from the coding sequence ATGAGCTATTTCTATGTAAAGGCACTGCACATCATTTTCGTGGTAACCTGGTTTGCTGGCTTATTCTACATCGTGCGCCTGTTCATTTACTACGCCGAAGCCGCCGAAAAGCCCGAGCCGGAGAAATCGATACTTCAGAAACAGCTGGCCCTGATGCAGAAACGCCTGTGGTATGGCATTACCTGGCCCTCTGCCATCCTCACGCTCATCTTCGGCCTCACCATGCTGTACCTGTATGGCTCCGTACCCGGCTGGCTGATCTGGAAACTCAGCTTTGTAGTGGGCCTGTACGTGTACCACTTCCTCTGTCACGCCATTTTTAAGCAGCAGCAGCAGGGCCTCATCAAGTATACCTCCACCCAACTCCGCATCTGGAACGAGGTGGCCACGCTCTTCCTCATCAGCATCGTCTTCCTGGTGGTGCTCAAAAGCTCGCTTAGCATGCTCTGGGGCATTATCGGACTTATCCTTTTCTCGGCCATACTCATGCTGGCCATACGCATTTATAAAAGGGCGAGGGAAAAGAGTTAG
- a CDS encoding T9SS type A sorting domain-containing protein: MATALTAPTVAISQGAPPAATETVKIEVTESMRQEPFNVDRFASVPANFKLEVYTRLRGARFMAVAPNGDLLVSKPDNGYVKIFRPEPSGGAPKERDFATGLQKPHDIVFHKIGDQQYVYIAEKNRIIRYKYSNGDLQGQNLEVVVDNLPDESLAELKGNYGHVLKNIALDSNDKLYVSIASTCNACIEDTQSNPKRGAIYEYNADGSNGRLFAEGIRNAEGLDFVPGTKDLWVTVNNRDNVAYPFEDATGNYGKVVQSYVDNNPPEAFTLVRDGGNYGWPYCNTDQREGMDNMPFIKDVQLNPNGSVDRISKGIQAHSAPLGFLFTQDTKMPEPYRNGALIALHGSWNRSKATGYKIIYFPWQGDKPGKQIDLVGGFLNSDSTEAYARPVDVTVDQEGSLFISDDAAHASYKLTYTGPLASAEKEELERAVQVYPVPSRGNLKLKINGLKHPEVRFILTNAQSANVLDVTRRLHSGEHNLQLDTDKLAAGVYFLSVISGDIRVVRRVVLL; this comes from the coding sequence TTGGCAACTGCGCTAACAGCTCCGACAGTGGCTATTTCCCAGGGCGCTCCACCCGCCGCCACTGAAACCGTGAAAATAGAAGTGACGGAAAGTATGCGACAGGAGCCTTTCAATGTCGACCGTTTTGCCAGTGTGCCTGCCAATTTCAAGTTAGAAGTATATACCCGACTGAGAGGGGCGCGTTTTATGGCGGTGGCGCCAAACGGGGACCTGCTCGTGTCGAAGCCAGATAACGGCTACGTTAAAATCTTCCGCCCAGAACCTAGTGGTGGCGCACCTAAAGAGCGGGATTTTGCCACCGGGCTGCAGAAGCCGCACGACATAGTGTTTCACAAAATAGGTGACCAGCAGTACGTCTACATTGCCGAGAAGAACAGGATCATCCGCTACAAGTACAGCAACGGCGACCTGCAGGGGCAAAACCTGGAGGTTGTGGTGGACAACCTTCCGGACGAGAGCCTGGCAGAACTAAAGGGCAACTATGGGCACGTGCTCAAGAACATCGCCCTGGACAGCAATGATAAGCTGTACGTGTCTATTGCCTCCACCTGCAACGCCTGTATAGAGGACACCCAGAGTAACCCGAAGCGAGGGGCTATTTACGAGTACAACGCCGACGGCTCTAACGGCCGCCTTTTTGCCGAGGGCATCCGAAATGCGGAGGGGCTGGATTTTGTGCCCGGCACCAAAGACCTGTGGGTAACCGTGAACAACCGCGATAATGTGGCGTACCCTTTCGAGGATGCCACCGGCAACTACGGCAAAGTGGTGCAGAGCTATGTGGATAACAATCCGCCGGAAGCGTTTACGCTGGTGCGCGACGGCGGTAACTATGGCTGGCCCTACTGCAACACGGACCAACGCGAGGGAATGGACAACATGCCTTTCATCAAAGATGTGCAGCTAAACCCGAACGGCAGTGTAGACCGCATCAGCAAGGGCATACAGGCTCACTCAGCGCCGTTGGGCTTTTTGTTCACGCAGGATACAAAAATGCCTGAGCCTTACCGCAACGGGGCGCTGATCGCACTGCATGGCTCCTGGAACCGCTCCAAGGCTACCGGTTATAAGATCATCTATTTTCCGTGGCAGGGCGATAAGCCAGGCAAGCAGATCGACTTGGTGGGCGGCTTCTTAAACAGCGACTCTACAGAGGCCTATGCCCGCCCCGTAGACGTTACCGTGGACCAGGAGGGCAGCCTCTTTATTTCGGATGATGCCGCGCATGCCAGTTACAAGCTGACGTACACGGGGCCGCTGGCTTCTGCCGAAAAAGAGGAGCTGGAGCGGGCGGTACAAGTATATCCGGTGCCATCCCGCGGCAACCTGAAACTGAAAATAAACGGCCTGAAGCATCCGGAGGTACGGTTTATACTTACCAACGCGCAGTCGGCCAACGTGCTGGATGTAACCAGGCGTTTACACAGCGGGGAACACAACCTGCAATTAGACACCGATAAACTGGCAGCAGGTGTTTACTTTTTAAGTGTGATTTCGGGGGATATAAGGGTTGTGCGGCGTGTGGTGTTGCTGTAA
- a CDS encoding AEC family transporter — protein MSSFILLFGCLGLGLLLQRVKEFPKNSAQVLNQFIIYISMPALALYFIPEVKLNSTVLLPVALAWICFGAAALFFWGLGKAFGWSRKLVGCLILTGGLGNTSFVGLPVIEALFGPDSLETVILIDQPGTFVVLSTAGIALAASFSRGSASASVIARKILLFPPFIAFLLALGLNVLNLHFPADLKEVFQRLGSTVSPLALVSVGLQLRPEWRSKHWGFLALGLTFQLILAPAIILGLYYGVFGLRGELLQICVLEAAMAPMITASIIAASHGLKPRLASMMVGFGIPLSFITLAFWYWVLNFVIG, from the coding sequence ATGAGCAGTTTTATACTTTTGTTTGGATGTTTGGGGCTGGGCTTGCTGTTGCAGCGCGTAAAGGAGTTTCCGAAGAATTCCGCGCAGGTGCTCAACCAGTTCATCATCTACATTTCGATGCCAGCCCTGGCGCTGTACTTTATACCTGAGGTAAAGCTGAACAGCACGGTGCTGCTGCCAGTGGCGCTGGCCTGGATCTGCTTTGGTGCTGCTGCCCTGTTCTTCTGGGGCCTGGGCAAAGCCTTTGGCTGGTCTCGCAAACTTGTCGGCTGCCTTATACTTACGGGTGGGCTAGGCAACACCTCCTTTGTCGGGCTGCCAGTGATAGAGGCGCTCTTTGGGCCAGACAGCCTGGAAACGGTGATTCTGATTGATCAGCCGGGGACGTTTGTGGTGCTTTCCACGGCGGGCATCGCGCTGGCGGCGAGTTTCTCCAGGGGTTCGGCCAGCGCCAGCGTTATCGCCCGCAAAATTCTTCTGTTTCCGCCGTTCATCGCTTTTCTGCTTGCATTAGGGCTTAATGTGCTCAACCTGCACTTTCCCGCCGATCTCAAAGAGGTGTTTCAGCGGTTGGGCAGCACGGTGTCGCCGCTGGCGCTGGTGTCGGTGGGGCTGCAGTTGCGGCCCGAGTGGCGCAGCAAGCACTGGGGCTTCCTGGCGCTGGGGCTAACATTTCAACTTATACTTGCACCGGCCATTATACTTGGGCTATATTACGGGGTGTTTGGCCTCCGGGGAGAGTTGCTGCAGATTTGCGTGCTGGAGGCAGCCATGGCCCCCATGATCACGGCCAGTATCATTGCGGCTTCCCATGGCCTGAAGCCACGGCTCGCCAGCATGATGGTGGGCTTTGGTATCCCCTTATCCTTTATCACGCTCGCCTTTTGGTACTGGGTTTTGAATTTCGTTATTGGTTAA
- a CDS encoding glycosyltransferase — translation MRHLLSPFYTPTHTSDQSPLRRDVLTIRFMIWMGLVTMVLFLYWFLDEAHIGYEPLYWLLTTALVFKLLRTLHEWYHYYAVSIPVKPELLSEYKVDILTTYCPGEPHSMVINTLEAIQNIRYPHTTYLCDEGDDPLLKAECERLGVVHVTRTEKINAKAGNINNALKQATGDICLILDPDHVPVPEFLDEVLPYFEDPEVGFVQVVQGYSNQKESLVAYGAAEQTYSFYGPMMMGMNSYGTVQAIGANCTFRRKALDSIGGHAPGLAEDMHTAMQLHAKGWTSKYVPKMLTRGLVPGTLAAYYKQQIKWARGTFELLFAVYPKLFHHFTLRQKIHYFTLPLYYLFGVFNLVDFLIPVLALVLVEFPWYVSLGEFVVMFAPFFCISICIRQFAQRWYQEKNEKGFHMFGGILRTGTWWVFLLGLVYSILRIKVPYIPTPKDDKPKNNLLLSLPNILVILLSFGAIAYSQLEYGHLYDNPYVQMMALFTLTNVVILGSIVVIGQERFMEWVRRYLLHASLLQPLIMPLRYAVWRTRHGFYDGIRHVAVVMVLLATAVSASYIFGKDELMHYWQQQSVEAAPASPPPAQAYKVPGLLPQEPVR, via the coding sequence ATGCGACACTTACTGTCTCCTTTTTATACACCCACCCATACTTCAGACCAATCGCCGCTCCGCCGGGATGTGCTTACCATCCGGTTCATGATCTGGATGGGCCTGGTTACAATGGTACTTTTCCTGTACTGGTTTCTGGATGAGGCACACATCGGCTACGAGCCGCTCTATTGGCTGCTGACCACGGCGCTGGTTTTCAAGCTGCTGCGCACGCTCCACGAGTGGTACCACTATTATGCCGTCAGCATACCCGTAAAGCCGGAGTTGCTCTCAGAATATAAAGTGGACATTCTAACCACTTACTGCCCGGGCGAGCCGCACAGCATGGTCATCAACACGCTGGAGGCGATCCAGAACATCCGCTACCCCCACACCACCTACCTCTGCGACGAGGGCGATGACCCGTTGCTGAAGGCGGAGTGCGAGCGGCTGGGGGTGGTGCATGTTACCCGCACCGAGAAGATAAATGCCAAAGCCGGCAACATCAATAACGCCCTGAAGCAGGCCACCGGCGACATCTGCCTTATCCTTGACCCCGACCATGTGCCCGTGCCCGAGTTCCTCGACGAGGTGCTACCTTACTTTGAGGACCCGGAGGTGGGCTTTGTGCAGGTGGTGCAGGGCTACAGCAACCAAAAGGAGAGCCTGGTAGCCTACGGCGCGGCAGAGCAGACCTATAGCTTTTACGGCCCTATGATGATGGGCATGAACAGCTACGGCACGGTACAGGCCATCGGCGCCAACTGTACTTTCCGCCGCAAGGCGCTGGATAGTATAGGTGGGCATGCGCCCGGCCTGGCCGAGGACATGCACACGGCCATGCAGCTGCACGCCAAAGGCTGGACATCGAAGTACGTGCCCAAGATGCTGACCCGCGGCCTGGTGCCGGGCACGCTGGCGGCCTACTACAAGCAGCAGATCAAGTGGGCGCGCGGCACCTTTGAGCTGCTCTTTGCGGTGTACCCCAAGCTGTTCCACCACTTCACGCTGCGCCAGAAGATTCACTACTTCACACTGCCGCTCTACTACCTGTTTGGCGTTTTCAACCTGGTGGATTTCCTGATCCCGGTGCTGGCGCTGGTGCTGGTGGAGTTTCCGTGGTATGTGTCACTTGGTGAGTTTGTGGTGATGTTTGCCCCATTCTTCTGTATCTCCATCTGCATCCGGCAGTTTGCGCAGCGCTGGTACCAGGAGAAGAATGAGAAAGGCTTCCACATGTTCGGCGGCATCCTGCGCACAGGCACCTGGTGGGTCTTCCTGCTCGGGCTGGTGTACTCCATCCTCCGCATTAAAGTACCCTACATCCCCACCCCTAAGGATGATAAACCCAAGAACAACCTGCTGCTGAGCCTGCCAAACATCTTGGTGATACTGCTGAGCTTTGGCGCCATTGCCTACAGCCAGCTGGAGTACGGCCACCTCTACGACAACCCTTATGTGCAGATGATGGCGCTATTTACGCTGACGAACGTGGTGATACTTGGCAGCATCGTGGTGATCGGCCAGGAGCGGTTTATGGAGTGGGTGCGCCGGTATTTGCTGCACGCCTCGCTGCTGCAACCCCTGATCATGCCGCTGCGCTACGCGGTGTGGCGCACCCGGCACGGCTTTTATGACGGCATCCGGCACGTGGCCGTGGTGATGGTGCTGCTGGCCACGGCAGTCTCTGCCAGCTATATTTTTGGCAAGGATGAGCTGATGCACTATTGGCAACAGCAGTCAGTGGAGGCAGCGCCTGCCTCACCGCCACCGGCACAAGCCTATAAGGTGCCCGGTCTTCTGCCTCAGGAGCCTGTAAGGTAA
- a CDS encoding glycoside hydrolase family 25 protein, with protein sequence MQARDMATTTKLPLPKKAPAVKVPAKRVTKPRQPRKQQVNEPPKRFWIGVAVLLGIALLVFYVEYFVVKPKPVWPEGHTIYGVDVSHYQKEIAWPKVRESEITFAFVKATEGVSLKDRKFKENWEGAAGAGIIRGAYHFYLPYLDPEKQAKHFTATVQLQSGDLPPVLDVEVRGRKPIAQLRKDLKVWLDYVENAYGTKPIIYTGYHFYKDYLAGHFDSYPLWIAHYEVPRLSINKTNTRKLSFWQHTDNGSIGGIEASVDCNVFYGSMRDLKSLCIP encoded by the coding sequence TTGCAGGCGAGAGATATGGCCACCACTACCAAACTACCCCTTCCTAAGAAAGCCCCTGCTGTGAAGGTTCCTGCCAAGCGTGTTACCAAGCCCAGGCAGCCACGCAAGCAGCAGGTGAACGAACCGCCCAAACGCTTCTGGATTGGTGTGGCTGTGTTACTGGGCATTGCGCTGCTGGTTTTTTATGTGGAGTATTTTGTGGTGAAGCCGAAGCCCGTATGGCCCGAGGGGCATACAATTTACGGCGTGGATGTGAGCCATTACCAGAAAGAGATCGCCTGGCCCAAAGTGCGCGAGAGCGAGATCACCTTTGCCTTTGTGAAGGCCACGGAAGGCGTATCGCTGAAGGACAGAAAATTCAAGGAGAACTGGGAAGGAGCGGCCGGGGCGGGCATTATCCGGGGGGCTTACCATTTCTACCTGCCCTACCTGGACCCTGAGAAGCAGGCAAAGCACTTTACGGCCACGGTGCAGCTGCAAAGCGGCGACCTGCCGCCCGTGCTGGATGTGGAGGTGCGCGGCCGCAAGCCCATCGCGCAGCTGCGCAAAGACCTGAAAGTATGGCTGGACTACGTGGAGAACGCCTACGGCACCAAACCCATTATCTATACCGGCTATCACTTCTATAAAGATTATCTGGCCGGCCACTTCGACAGCTACCCGCTCTGGATCGCCCACTACGAGGTGCCCCGGCTAAGTATAAATAAGACCAACACCCGCAAGCTCTCCTTCTGGCAGCACACCGACAACGGCTCCATCGGAGGCATCGAAGCTTCTGTAGACTGCAACGTGTTCTACGGCAGCATGCGTGATTTGAAGAGTCTCTGTATTCCTTAG
- the hemN gene encoding oxygen-independent coproporphyrinogen III oxidase: protein MQDVLKTTPAELLAKYDVPSPRYTSYPTVPYWDEKPLTQAQWMQHVKQAFQKTNSSEGISLYLHLPFCENLCTYCGCNKRITKNHAVEEPYLQAMVEEWEMYLAEFDEKPRLTEMHLGGGTPTFFSAQNLKKLLEALLEKVEVTPDAAFSIEVHPNATNAEQLQVLYDLGFRRLSVGIQDFNPRVQFVINRMQTFERTKETFDIAREIGYTSINADIIYGLPFQNADCVRHTIERVKELRPERIAFYSYAHVPWKSKSQRRYSDKDLPEPSEKRGLYELGRNMLEEAGYVEIGLDHFALPEDELYIAAQNGTLHRNFMGYTPRPTELLIGLGCSSISDTGTAFMQNIKEVEAYEEAIESGVLPLLKGHELTEEDLIIRKHILNLMCRLYTSWTEEELPYFVDALIRLQPLEEDGLLEYSNHDIQVLEAGRPFLRNIAMCFDARLWEAQPTTPVFSKSV, encoded by the coding sequence ATGCAAGACGTACTGAAAACCACCCCCGCCGAACTGCTGGCCAAGTATGATGTGCCATCGCCGCGTTATACCAGCTACCCAACCGTGCCCTACTGGGACGAGAAGCCGCTGACGCAGGCACAGTGGATGCAGCACGTAAAGCAGGCTTTTCAGAAGACAAACAGCTCGGAGGGTATCAGTTTATACCTGCACCTGCCCTTCTGCGAGAACCTGTGCACCTACTGCGGCTGCAACAAGCGCATCACCAAAAACCACGCGGTGGAGGAGCCCTACCTGCAAGCCATGGTGGAGGAGTGGGAGATGTACCTGGCCGAGTTCGATGAGAAGCCGCGCCTGACGGAGATGCACCTGGGAGGCGGCACACCAACCTTTTTTAGCGCACAAAACCTGAAAAAGCTGCTGGAAGCCCTGCTGGAGAAAGTGGAGGTTACGCCTGATGCGGCCTTTAGCATTGAGGTACACCCGAACGCCACCAACGCCGAGCAGTTGCAGGTACTCTATGACCTGGGCTTCAGAAGGCTGAGCGTCGGCATCCAGGACTTTAACCCGCGCGTGCAGTTCGTGATCAACCGCATGCAGACCTTTGAGCGCACCAAGGAGACTTTTGACATTGCCCGCGAGATCGGTTACACTTCCATCAACGCGGATATTATATACGGCCTACCGTTCCAGAACGCGGACTGCGTGCGCCATACCATTGAGCGCGTAAAAGAGCTGCGCCCCGAGCGCATCGCCTTCTACAGCTACGCCCACGTGCCCTGGAAGAGCAAATCGCAGCGCCGCTACTCTGATAAGGACCTTCCGGAGCCATCCGAAAAGCGCGGGCTGTACGAACTAGGCAGAAACATGCTGGAGGAAGCCGGCTACGTGGAGATCGGCCTGGACCACTTCGCCCTGCCGGAGGATGAACTATACATTGCCGCGCAAAACGGTACGCTGCACCGCAACTTTATGGGCTACACGCCGCGCCCCACGGAGCTGCTCATCGGCCTGGGCTGTTCCAGCATCTCCGACACGGGCACGGCCTTTATGCAGAACATCAAGGAGGTGGAGGCCTACGAGGAGGCTATCGAATCAGGTGTGCTGCCACTGCTGAAAGGGCACGAGTTGACCGAGGAAGACCTGATCATTCGCAAGCATATCCTGAACCTGATGTGCCGCCTGTATACTTCCTGGACCGAAGAGGAACTGCCCTACTTTGTGGACGCCCTGATTAGGCTGCAGCCGCTGGAGGAGGATGGCCTGCTGGAATACAGCAACCACGACATACAAGTGCTGGAGGCAGGTCGGCCGTTCCTGCGCAACATCGCCATGTGCTTCGACGCCAGGCTTTGGGAGGCACAGCCTACTACGCCGGTGTTTAGTAAGTCGGTGTAA
- a CDS encoding alanine racemase, producing the protein MKITTPTLLIDKEKALRNISRMVEKARRNGVRLRPHFKTHQSVQVGEWFREFGVEAITVSSVRMARYFANHGWSDIMVAFPANVRELEGINELASRVKLHLVAVNAETVTALAKGLQHPVQLSLKIDTGYHRTGIPATNFAELDALLQLIQEQEKLQFVGFVVHDGHTYKQTNTDAIRDIFNNSVTQLNQLRERYKADFPDLQRSIGDTPSCSIMEELQGLDEIRPGNFVFYDLTQQHIGSCSFEDIAVCMACPVVAKHPDRGEIILYGGSVHFSKDVLLQEEGATVFGRVVELTEKGWSEPLEGIKVVSLSQEHGVVRTSPEHFEKYNIGDLMYVLPVHSCLTADLMQGYLTTEGEPIEHLTGLPQRELNS; encoded by the coding sequence ATGAAAATAACGACACCCACGCTACTGATAGATAAGGAGAAAGCCCTGCGCAACATTAGCCGCATGGTGGAGAAGGCTCGGCGAAACGGGGTACGGCTGCGGCCGCATTTCAAAACGCACCAGTCGGTGCAGGTGGGGGAGTGGTTCCGGGAGTTTGGGGTGGAGGCCATCACCGTGTCGTCGGTACGGATGGCCCGCTACTTTGCCAACCATGGCTGGAGCGACATCATGGTCGCCTTCCCGGCCAACGTGCGCGAGCTGGAAGGTATAAACGAGCTGGCCTCGCGCGTAAAACTGCACCTGGTGGCCGTGAACGCGGAAACCGTAACGGCGCTGGCGAAAGGCCTGCAGCACCCGGTGCAGCTTTCGCTCAAAATCGACACAGGCTATCACCGCACGGGTATACCGGCTACAAATTTTGCCGAGCTGGATGCCCTGCTGCAGTTGATTCAGGAGCAGGAGAAGCTGCAGTTCGTGGGCTTTGTGGTGCACGACGGCCACACCTACAAGCAAACCAACACGGATGCCATCCGGGATATTTTCAACAACTCAGTGACTCAGCTCAACCAGCTGCGCGAGCGTTACAAGGCCGATTTTCCGGACCTGCAGCGCTCCATCGGCGACACGCCTTCCTGTAGCATTATGGAGGAGTTGCAGGGATTGGATGAGATACGCCCGGGCAATTTCGTATTTTATGACCTTACGCAGCAGCACATCGGCTCCTGCTCTTTTGAAGATATTGCCGTGTGTATGGCCTGCCCGGTGGTGGCTAAGCACCCCGATCGCGGCGAGATCATACTTTACGGGGGCAGCGTGCACTTCTCTAAGGATGTGCTGCTGCAGGAAGAGGGCGCTACGGTCTTCGGACGGGTGGTGGAGCTGACGGAGAAAGGTTGGTCGGAGCCGCTGGAGGGAATCAAGGTGGTGTCGCTGTCGCAGGAGCACGGGGTGGTGAGGACCTCTCCGGAGCATTTTGAAAAGTATAACATAGGCGATCTGATGTACGTGTTGCCGGTGCACTCCTGCCTCACCGCCGACCTGATGCAGGGCTATCTGACTACAGAAGGCGAACCGATCGAGCACCTGACGGGCCTGCCGCAGCGGGAGCTGAATTCTTAA
- a CDS encoding T9SS type A sorting domain-containing protein, whose product MDTTADGGYILGGTSLSGESADKSDTLRGDTDYWIVKVDSTGAKEWDKTFGGSDRDEFSSLEQTSDGGYILGGASLSESSGEKSEDSRGEFDYWVIKLDAQGNIEWEKTFGGESSDWLRDIIQTSDGGYLLGGTSSSGVSGEKSEPSRGENDFWVIKLDADGNKEWDHTYGGDKSDLLAQLQQTNDGGFILGGSSESGISGEKSEPSRGSQDDFGMGYDYWIVKIDEEGNKEWDRTFGGLLADYLSDVIQTEDGGYLLGGSSGSSIGADKSEEFRGGEFGDYWIVKTDSNGNKEWDRTYGGTDSDELSSIQQTSDGGYVLGGVSESDASGEKSEDSKGSTDFWIVKTDAEGNIEWDKTIGGSSGEGLSKIIEVNPGDYIIAGTSSSGVSGDKSEPNRGVAIDYWIVKLNVEEPCTSPTPSISVVPTSDVYTGGDPATLYLGYGPQSVQLVASGAERYEWSPAEGLSDATVANPIFTPMAAGSYTFTVTAYNGECAATASVTITVVDVRCGNGKVILCHKGKMLCIPASAVAAHLRNHSEDRLGACGACAVNDKPVAMRVYPNPLIDWARVELSLSAGKPYRLELYSAGGKLLKVIAEGTGKSDELTLLELRAEQLRNGVYYLRLITADEVQTRRLLIEH is encoded by the coding sequence ATGGATACAACCGCCGATGGGGGCTACATTCTTGGAGGCACATCCCTCTCCGGGGAAAGCGCCGACAAAAGCGACACTCTACGGGGAGATACAGACTACTGGATAGTAAAAGTCGACTCTACTGGCGCCAAGGAGTGGGATAAAACTTTCGGGGGCAGTGATCGTGATGAGTTTAGTTCCTTGGAACAAACCAGCGATGGCGGATATATATTAGGGGGTGCCTCACTTTCGGAGAGCAGTGGAGAAAAATCTGAAGACTCACGTGGAGAATTTGATTACTGGGTTATAAAGCTTGATGCACAAGGCAACATAGAGTGGGAGAAAACCTTTGGCGGTGAAAGCTCCGACTGGCTTAGAGACATTATTCAGACCTCAGACGGGGGCTATTTGCTAGGCGGCACTTCCAGTTCGGGAGTTAGCGGTGAAAAAAGTGAGCCTTCAAGAGGAGAAAATGACTTTTGGGTAATAAAGCTTGATGCTGATGGCAATAAGGAATGGGACCACACCTACGGAGGAGATAAATCTGACCTGTTAGCCCAACTTCAGCAGACCAATGACGGAGGCTTTATTTTAGGAGGTTCCTCTGAGTCAGGTATCTCTGGCGAAAAGAGCGAGCCAAGCCGTGGAAGTCAGGATGACTTTGGTATGGGGTACGATTACTGGATTGTAAAAATAGACGAAGAAGGAAATAAGGAATGGGACCGAACTTTTGGAGGACTCCTGGCAGATTATCTCTCTGACGTTATACAGACGGAAGATGGTGGTTATTTGCTTGGTGGATCATCTGGCTCAAGTATAGGAGCAGATAAGAGTGAGGAGTTCCGTGGTGGAGAATTCGGTGATTATTGGATTGTAAAAACAGATAGCAACGGGAACAAAGAATGGGACCGTACCTACGGTGGCACCGATTCAGACGAGTTATCATCCATCCAGCAGACTAGCGACGGAGGGTATGTACTGGGTGGCGTCTCTGAGTCTGATGCCTCTGGTGAGAAGAGTGAGGATAGCAAAGGCAGCACCGACTTTTGGATCGTGAAAACAGACGCAGAAGGAAATATTGAGTGGGATAAAACAATTGGGGGCAGCAGCGGAGAAGGCTTATCGAAAATTATAGAAGTCAATCCAGGTGACTATATAATTGCAGGCACTTCTTCGTCCGGTGTTAGCGGTGATAAAAGTGAGCCCAATCGCGGAGTTGCTATAGACTACTGGATCGTTAAACTCAACGTAGAAGAGCCCTGCACCTCCCCCACCCCTTCCATCTCCGTCGTCCCCACCTCAGATGTCTACACAGGCGGCGATCCTGCCACTCTATACCTGGGCTACGGCCCGCAGAGCGTGCAACTGGTGGCCTCCGGTGCAGAGCGGTATGAATGGAGTCCCGCTGAAGGCTTAAGCGATGCAACTGTTGCTAATCCTATTTTCACGCCCATGGCTGCCGGCAGTTATACCTTCACTGTTACGGCCTACAACGGGGAGTGTGCCGCCACAGCCTCCGTTACTATTACGGTGGTGGACGTGCGTTGCGGCAACGGAAAGGTAATCCTGTGCCACAAGGGCAAAATGCTCTGCATCCCTGCCTCGGCCGTGGCCGCACACCTGCGCAACCACTCTGAGGACCGGCTCGGAGCCTGTGGTGCATGTGCCGTAAATGATAAACCCGTGGCGATGCGCGTTTATCCGAACCCGCTCATTGATTGGGCCAGAGTGGAGCTTTCCCTATCTGCGGGTAAACCTTACCGGCTGGAGCTCTACAGTGCGGGGGGCAAGCTGCTAAAGGTAATTGCAGAAGGCACAGGAAAGAGCGATGAGCTGACGCTCCTGGAGCTACGGGCAGAGCAGCTGCGCAATGGGGTTTACTACCTCCGCCTTATCACGGCTGACGAAGTGCAGACACGCAGGCTCCTGATCGAGCACTAG